A stretch of Solenopsis invicta isolate M01_SB chromosome 9, UNIL_Sinv_3.0, whole genome shotgun sequence DNA encodes these proteins:
- the LOC120358685 gene encoding secreted RxLR effector protein 161-like, with amino-acid sequence MSNRPYRELVGSLIYLANATQPDIAFAAVTLSRFCSDPGEAHWSYAKRILRYLKGTSHYSIKYIKNEDKFTAYTDFNWAGDENDGKSCTGNVVILADGPISWKSRKQTSLAL; translated from the coding sequence ATGAGCAACAGACCATACAGAGAACTGGTGGGTAGCCTCATATATTTGGCCAACGCCACACAACCAGATATCGCTTTCGCAGCTGTTACTTTAAGTCGATTCTGCAGTGATCCCGGAGAAGCGCATTGGTCTTATGCAAAACGGATATTAAGGTACTTGAAAGGAACGTCACATTATAGCATCAAGTACATCAAAAACGAAGATAAGTTTACAGCCTATACAGATTTCAATTGGGCTGGAGATGAGAATGACGGGAAGTCATGCACAGGAAACGTCGTCATATTAGCTGATGGTCCAATTAGCTGGAAATCCAGGAAGCAAACTTCTTTGGCTCTCTGA